A part of Papilio machaon chromosome 21, ilPapMach1.1, whole genome shotgun sequence genomic DNA contains:
- the LOC106713648 gene encoding SWI/SNF-related matrix-associated actin-dependent regulator of chromatin subfamily B member 1-A isoform X1: MALRTYGDKPISFQIEEGGDFYCVGSEVGNYLRLFRGSLYKKYPGMARRTLTNEERKRLIDNGLGPHVLSSSVSLLKASEVEDIIEGNDDKYKAISVSQELATPRESKSKKPHNPSWLPVMPNSSHLDAVPQATQISRTRVHNKKVRTFPLCFDDTDMTAMLENASQKQILVPIRLDMEIEGQKLRDTFTWNKNESIITPEQFAEVLCDDLELNTVTFIPAIASSIRQQIDAFPNEPPAILEEQSDQRVIIKLNIHVGNTSLVDQVEWDMSEKENNPEQFAMKLCAELGLGGEFVTGIAYSVRGQLGWHQRTYAFSEAPLPVVETPYRQPSEADQWAPYLETLTNAEMEKKIRDQDRNTRRMRRLANTTPDVSLSRAVNRLIRADEALFQNTPEKRRKKI; the protein is encoded by the exons GTTGGCAACTACCTGCGGCTGTTCCGTGGGTCTCTTTACAAGAAGTACCCTGGCATGGCCAGAAGGACTCTTACTAATGAAGAGAGAAAGCGACTGATTGACAATGGCCTAGGGCCGCATGTACTCTCTAGCTCTGTTTCATTACTAAAAGCTTCTGAAGTTGAAGATATTATTGAAGGAAATGATGATAA GTACAAAGCTATATCAGTGAGTCAGGAGTTAGCCACACCTAGAGAAAGCAAGAGTAAAAAGCCACACAATCCATCATGGCTCCCTGTTATGCCAAACTCTTCACATTTAGATGCGGTACCTCAGGCGACACAGATCAGCAGAACTAGAGTTCATAATAAAAAG GTGCGCACATTCCCATTGTGCTTTGATGACACAGATATGACGGCCATGTTGGAGAATGCATCCCAGAAGCAGATTTTAGTGCCGATACGTCTTGATATGGAGATTGAGGGCCAGAAGCTAAGAGATACATTCACCTggaataaaaatg AATCAATAATAACACCGGAACAATTTGCGGAGGTGCTCTGCGATGATTTGGAATTGAACACGGTTACATTTATACCGGCCATAGCATCGTCTATCCGTCAACAGATTGACGCATTCCCCAATGAACCTCCTGCTATACTGGAGGAGCAGAGCGACCAAagagttattattaaacttaatatcCATGTTGGGAATACTTCGTTAGTTGATCag gTTGAATGGGATATGTCTGAAAAAGAGAATAATCCTGAACAATTTGCTATGAAACTTTGTGCCGAGTTGGGGTTAGGAGGGGAGTTTGTGACGGGCATAGCTTACAGTGTGCGGGGACAGTTGGGTTGGCATCAGCGGACTTATGCATTCAGTGAAGCACCATTGCCTGTTGTTGAG aCACCATATAGGCAACCATCTGAAGCAGATCAATGGGCTCCGTACTTGGAAACTCTTACCAATGCTGAAATGGAAAAGAAGATACGAGATCAAGATAGAAACACACGTCGAATGAGACGTCTGGCTAACACAACACCGG ATGTGTCGTTGAGCCGGGCCGTCAACCGGCTGATCCGTGCCGACGAGGCCCTCTTCCAGAACACGCCAGAAAAGAGGaggaaaaaaatttaa
- the LOC106713648 gene encoding SWI/SNF-related matrix-associated actin-dependent regulator of chromatin subfamily B member 1-A isoform X2 — translation MALRTYGDKPISFQIEEGGDFYCVGSEVGNYLRLFRGSLYKKYPGMARRTLTNEERKRLIDNGLGPHVLSSSVSLLKASEVEDIIEGNDDKYKAISVSQELATPRESKSKKPHNPSWLPVMPNSSHLDAVPQATQISRTRVHNKKVRTFPLCFDDTDMTAMLENASQKQILVPIRLDMEIEGQKLRDTFTWNKNESIITPEQFAEVLCDDLELNTVTFIPAIASSIRQQIDAFPNEPPAILEEQSDQRVIIKLNIHVGNTSLVDQVEWDMSEKENNPEQFAMKLCAELGLGGEFVTGIAYSVRGQLGWHQRTYAFSEAPLPVVETPYRQPSEADQWAPYLETLTNAEMEKKIRDQDRNTRRMRRLANTTPGW, via the exons GTTGGCAACTACCTGCGGCTGTTCCGTGGGTCTCTTTACAAGAAGTACCCTGGCATGGCCAGAAGGACTCTTACTAATGAAGAGAGAAAGCGACTGATTGACAATGGCCTAGGGCCGCATGTACTCTCTAGCTCTGTTTCATTACTAAAAGCTTCTGAAGTTGAAGATATTATTGAAGGAAATGATGATAA GTACAAAGCTATATCAGTGAGTCAGGAGTTAGCCACACCTAGAGAAAGCAAGAGTAAAAAGCCACACAATCCATCATGGCTCCCTGTTATGCCAAACTCTTCACATTTAGATGCGGTACCTCAGGCGACACAGATCAGCAGAACTAGAGTTCATAATAAAAAG GTGCGCACATTCCCATTGTGCTTTGATGACACAGATATGACGGCCATGTTGGAGAATGCATCCCAGAAGCAGATTTTAGTGCCGATACGTCTTGATATGGAGATTGAGGGCCAGAAGCTAAGAGATACATTCACCTggaataaaaatg AATCAATAATAACACCGGAACAATTTGCGGAGGTGCTCTGCGATGATTTGGAATTGAACACGGTTACATTTATACCGGCCATAGCATCGTCTATCCGTCAACAGATTGACGCATTCCCCAATGAACCTCCTGCTATACTGGAGGAGCAGAGCGACCAAagagttattattaaacttaatatcCATGTTGGGAATACTTCGTTAGTTGATCag gTTGAATGGGATATGTCTGAAAAAGAGAATAATCCTGAACAATTTGCTATGAAACTTTGTGCCGAGTTGGGGTTAGGAGGGGAGTTTGTGACGGGCATAGCTTACAGTGTGCGGGGACAGTTGGGTTGGCATCAGCGGACTTATGCATTCAGTGAAGCACCATTGCCTGTTGTTGAG aCACCATATAGGCAACCATCTGAAGCAGATCAATGGGCTCCGTACTTGGAAACTCTTACCAATGCTGAAATGGAAAAGAAGATACGAGATCAAGATAGAAACACACGTCGAATGAGACGTCTGGCTAACACAACACCGGGTTGGTAA
- the LOC106713648 gene encoding SWI/SNF-related matrix-associated actin-dependent regulator of chromatin subfamily B member 1-A isoform X3, with amino-acid sequence MALRTYGDKPISFQIEEGGDFYCVGSEVGNYLRLFRGSLYKKYPGMARRTLTNEERKRLIDNGLGPHVLSSSVSLLKASEVEDIIEGNDDKYKAISVSQELATPRESKSKKPHNPSWLPVMPNSSHLDAVPQATQISRTRVHNKKVRTFPLCFDDTDMTAMLENASQKQILVPIRLDMEIEGQKLRDTFTWNKNESIITPEQFAEVLCDDLELNTVTFIPAIASSIRQQIDAFPNEPPAILEEQSDQRVIIKLNIHVGNTSLVDQVEWDMSEKENNPEQFAMKLCAELGLGGEFVTGIAYSVRGQLGWHQRTYAFSEAPLPVVETPYRQPSEADQWAPYLETLTNAEMEKKIRDQDRNTRRMRRLANTTPG; translated from the exons GTTGGCAACTACCTGCGGCTGTTCCGTGGGTCTCTTTACAAGAAGTACCCTGGCATGGCCAGAAGGACTCTTACTAATGAAGAGAGAAAGCGACTGATTGACAATGGCCTAGGGCCGCATGTACTCTCTAGCTCTGTTTCATTACTAAAAGCTTCTGAAGTTGAAGATATTATTGAAGGAAATGATGATAA GTACAAAGCTATATCAGTGAGTCAGGAGTTAGCCACACCTAGAGAAAGCAAGAGTAAAAAGCCACACAATCCATCATGGCTCCCTGTTATGCCAAACTCTTCACATTTAGATGCGGTACCTCAGGCGACACAGATCAGCAGAACTAGAGTTCATAATAAAAAG GTGCGCACATTCCCATTGTGCTTTGATGACACAGATATGACGGCCATGTTGGAGAATGCATCCCAGAAGCAGATTTTAGTGCCGATACGTCTTGATATGGAGATTGAGGGCCAGAAGCTAAGAGATACATTCACCTggaataaaaatg AATCAATAATAACACCGGAACAATTTGCGGAGGTGCTCTGCGATGATTTGGAATTGAACACGGTTACATTTATACCGGCCATAGCATCGTCTATCCGTCAACAGATTGACGCATTCCCCAATGAACCTCCTGCTATACTGGAGGAGCAGAGCGACCAAagagttattattaaacttaatatcCATGTTGGGAATACTTCGTTAGTTGATCag gTTGAATGGGATATGTCTGAAAAAGAGAATAATCCTGAACAATTTGCTATGAAACTTTGTGCCGAGTTGGGGTTAGGAGGGGAGTTTGTGACGGGCATAGCTTACAGTGTGCGGGGACAGTTGGGTTGGCATCAGCGGACTTATGCATTCAGTGAAGCACCATTGCCTGTTGTTGAG aCACCATATAGGCAACCATCTGAAGCAGATCAATGGGCTCCGTACTTGGAAACTCTTACCAATGCTGAAATGGAAAAGAAGATACGAGATCAAGATAGAAACACACGTCGAATGAGACGTCTGGCTAACACAACACCGGGTTG A